The following coding sequences lie in one Clupea harengus chromosome 23, Ch_v2.0.2, whole genome shotgun sequence genomic window:
- the grem2b gene encoding gremlin-2b, producing MYDVSHLIHRRTPIFLPRMNCMVLLVVVLGLSAAGARTHRPHGSIPSLYKTHGNTSSRQAHGNKQDILASSRAALVVTERRYLKRDWCKTQALRQTVSEEGCLSRTVINRFCYGQCNSFYIPRHIKDQESFQSCAFCQPQKFTMLTVELDCPELQPTFRHRKIQRVKQCRCISISLSKSSER from the coding sequence ATGTATGATGTTTCCCATTTGATTCACAGAAGGACTCCGATATTTCTGCCCAGGATGAACTGTATGGTTCTATTGGTGGTGGTTCTGGGCTTGTCAGCCGCTGGTGCACGCACACACCGCCCACACGGCTCCATCCCCTCACTCTACAAGACTCATGGCAACACTTCTAGCCGTCAGGCGCATGGCAATAAACAAGACATTCTGGCCTCGAGCCGGGCAGCACTGGTGGTGACGGAGCGCAGGTACCTGAAGAGGGACTGGTGTAAGACTCAGGCCCTGCGGCAGACTGTGAGTGAGGAGGGCTGTTTGAGCCGCACGGTCATCAATCGCTTCTGCTACGGCCAGTGCAACTCGTTCTACATCCCACGGCATATCAAGGACCAGGAATCCTTCCAGAGCTGTGCTTTCTGCCAGCCACAGAAGTTCACCATGCTCACAGTAGAACTGGACTGCCCAGAACTGCAGCCAACCTTCCGTCATCGCAAGATCCAGCGGGTCAAACAGTGCCGGTGTATCTCCATCAGCCTAAGCAAGTCAAGTGAGCGGTGA